A genomic segment from Saprospiraceae bacterium encodes:
- a CDS encoding bifunctional alpha,alpha-trehalose-phosphate synthase (UDP-forming)/trehalose-phosphatase, with the protein MSRIIIVSNRLPVTINKEKGELVFYPSAGGLATGLNSLDETWEKIWVGWPGEEIKAAAQQQTVRKNLAEDQLYPVFLSKKEIKLFYEGFSNKAIWPHFHYFTQYTTYDDSYWDAYRAVNEKFAAEMKQLIEPGDLIWVHDYHLMLLPAMIRKNFPEASIGFFLHIPFPSYEVFRILPWRKELLLGVLGADQIGFHTFGYMRHFLSAVYRIGGYEHHFGKLTIDNRVINVDVFPMGIDYEKYAQPTFDLFKDDGSFEIKRLAKGKKLIISIDRLDYTKGIPQRILAFQSFISKHPEYIGKVSLVLIVVPSRANVDQYQDLKQQVETLVGAMNGRFGTFNWEPIKYFYRSLSAGELMSLYQEGDIAMITPLRDGMNLVAKEYIASKENSKKGVLILSEMAGAANELTEAIIVNPQDLNDMVNAIEIAMTMNEMEQRWRLERMQEKLKVYTLKHWATTFVVEQKKLMESQPSNHINLLSAENKAELLSAYQNAKKALLILDYDGTLMNFDPDPQAVSPDEALIELLAGLQASPRNTLLVNSGRDKKTLENWLGDLGIDLAAEHGVWIKKGKEWFKNEGLKIAWKDKIRQVLQNVVDRTPGSFIEEKDYSLAWHYRRIDRDLGEKRVREFRDVLIYLTANLDLQVLEGNKVVEVKNTGVNKGKATLNWIHEGPYDFILAIGDDHTDEDIFSVLPPEAFSIKVGLAQTRARFNILTVEEVRSLLSLLSPKEVHG; encoded by the coding sequence ATGTCACGTATCATTATTGTATCAAATCGTTTGCCCGTAACGATAAATAAGGAAAAGGGAGAACTTGTTTTTTATCCAAGTGCTGGTGGGTTAGCTACTGGCCTCAACTCCTTGGATGAAACCTGGGAAAAAATTTGGGTAGGTTGGCCCGGGGAAGAAATAAAGGCTGCTGCACAGCAACAAACGGTGCGGAAAAACCTGGCTGAAGACCAACTTTACCCGGTGTTTCTCAGCAAAAAGGAAATAAAACTATTTTATGAAGGGTTTAGCAACAAAGCCATTTGGCCCCACTTTCATTATTTTACACAGTATACCACCTACGACGATAGCTATTGGGACGCCTACCGTGCCGTAAATGAAAAATTTGCTGCTGAAATGAAGCAGTTGATAGAGCCAGGCGACTTAATCTGGGTACATGATTACCATCTCATGTTATTACCGGCCATGATCAGGAAGAATTTTCCGGAGGCATCCATTGGTTTTTTCCTTCATATTCCTTTTCCTTCCTACGAAGTTTTTCGGATCCTACCCTGGCGCAAAGAATTGTTGTTGGGCGTTCTAGGTGCTGATCAGATCGGGTTTCACACCTTTGGGTATATGCGGCATTTTTTGAGTGCCGTTTATCGCATTGGAGGTTATGAACACCATTTTGGCAAGCTGACTATTGATAATCGAGTCATTAATGTCGATGTTTTTCCCATGGGGATCGACTATGAAAAATACGCTCAACCCACGTTCGACCTATTTAAGGATGATGGTTCTTTTGAAATAAAAAGGTTGGCAAAAGGCAAAAAATTAATCATTTCCATTGATCGACTTGATTATACCAAAGGCATTCCACAGCGGATATTGGCTTTTCAAAGCTTCATCAGTAAGCACCCAGAGTACATTGGCAAGGTCAGTTTGGTCTTAATTGTCGTTCCCTCACGGGCTAACGTCGACCAATACCAGGATTTAAAACAGCAGGTAGAAACCCTGGTAGGGGCCATGAATGGTCGTTTCGGAACCTTTAACTGGGAGCCTATCAAATATTTTTACCGCTCCCTTTCCGCAGGAGAACTGATGAGCCTTTATCAGGAAGGTGATATTGCCATGATTACTCCATTGCGCGATGGAATGAATTTGGTAGCTAAAGAATATATTGCCAGTAAAGAAAATAGTAAAAAGGGTGTTCTTATTTTGAGCGAAATGGCTGGTGCCGCTAATGAGCTAACCGAAGCGATTATTGTCAACCCACAGGACCTGAATGACATGGTCAATGCCATTGAAATTGCCATGACCATGAATGAGATGGAACAAAGGTGGCGCTTAGAACGCATGCAGGAAAAACTAAAAGTATATACGCTTAAACACTGGGCGACGACTTTTGTGGTAGAACAAAAAAAATTAATGGAATCTCAACCATCCAATCATATCAATCTCCTAAGCGCAGAGAATAAAGCGGAATTGTTAAGCGCTTATCAGAATGCCAAAAAGGCTTTGCTAATCCTGGATTATGATGGAACCTTAATGAATTTTGACCCAGACCCCCAGGCCGTGAGCCCTGATGAGGCTTTGATTGAATTGCTTGCAGGCTTGCAGGCATCCCCTAGAAATACCTTATTGGTCAATAGCGGACGAGATAAGAAAACCCTCGAAAACTGGTTGGGTGACTTGGGAATAGATCTGGCCGCAGAGCATGGCGTATGGATTAAAAAAGGAAAGGAATGGTTCAAAAATGAGGGCTTGAAGATTGCCTGGAAAGACAAGATAAGGCAGGTTTTGCAAAATGTAGTCGATCGCACGCCCGGCTCTTTTATTGAAGAAAAAGATTATTCTCTGGCCTGGCATTATAGAAGAATAGATCGCGATTTGGGCGAAAAAAGGGTAAGGGAATTCAGAGATGTACTTATTTACCTAACGGCTAATCTCGATCTGCAAGTACTGGAGGGAAATAAAGTGGTAGAGGTGAAAAACACAGGTGTTAACAAAGGTAAAGCTACCTTGAACTGGATTCACGAAGGACCATATGATTTTATCCTGGCTATTGGAGATGACCATACCGACGAAGATATTTTTAGTGTTCTCCCTCCTGAAGCTTTTTCTATAAAAGTAGGACTGGCACAAACCAGAGCAAGGTTTAAT
- a CDS encoding pentapeptide repeat-containing protein has product MSQEQLKNLTEENQKLKMELQAIKAEQPPRPSLVKWMTRTTAAVLAGKNLKESISRLYKELPRDVKKQTLADVTSGLIYRLTRIGAFAIVVGLVPLLILFTQTWILNNQNDKLEQQNNLILSQNQLLDQQINLEEGNRRSSFIFLMSNIMDKIDEELKNNKRGSRILSDELIGRIVSLSHAFRPYRYLENNALIEKPLSPERGQLLYALVNSELELETYDRIFEKANFSYADLQEANFSGAYLQGVNLAHSNIKRGNFKDAILNLANCQESDLERCIFDNTEMKGANFRLANLQFSEWYDVLAQKVNLSFANVAEAYFNGDFSEAELEGVLLHNATLNYVVLRNAFFFNSHWLERMQTYQLKGSFSIGENYTVEMALISNSKKNVADTIFRLIPRLDSPQLQASLCESMALNMIRSAQAIEQLDRQQRQAGDPLKYYAQSSPYGDGTKLARDSVFSFIVSTQDTSKFEARIWVKFDPRDGKMWAISPSIGDTTIQVYNDKLLIEFWETCK; this is encoded by the coding sequence ATGAGCCAGGAACAGCTGAAAAATTTAACGGAAGAGAATCAAAAACTCAAAATGGAGTTGCAGGCGATAAAAGCTGAGCAACCACCCCGTCCTTCTTTAGTCAAATGGATGACTAGAACGACCGCTGCTGTATTAGCCGGCAAGAACCTAAAGGAAAGTATCTCTCGCCTATATAAGGAATTACCACGTGATGTTAAGAAGCAAACCTTGGCGGATGTAACTTCAGGACTTATTTACCGATTGACACGCATTGGTGCTTTTGCCATTGTGGTTGGATTGGTTCCTTTGCTCATTCTGTTTACCCAAACCTGGATTTTAAATAACCAAAACGATAAGTTAGAGCAACAAAATAACCTTATCCTCAGTCAGAACCAATTGTTAGATCAGCAAATCAATTTAGAAGAGGGTAACCGGCGTAGTTCTTTCATCTTTTTGATGAGCAATATCATGGATAAAATTGACGAAGAACTAAAAAACAATAAACGTGGTTCCCGCATCTTAAGTGACGAACTCATCGGCCGTATTGTCTCTTTGAGCCATGCCTTTAGGCCCTATCGTTACCTAGAGAATAATGCCTTAATTGAAAAACCACTAAGTCCTGAAAGAGGGCAGTTATTATATGCCTTAGTCAATAGCGAGTTGGAATTGGAAACTTACGATAGAATATTTGAAAAAGCCAACTTTAGTTATGCTGATTTGCAAGAGGCCAATTTCTCAGGAGCTTATTTGCAAGGGGTAAATTTGGCTCATTCCAATATAAAAAGAGGAAATTTTAAAGACGCTATACTGAATTTGGCTAATTGTCAAGAAAGCGATTTGGAACGCTGTATTTTCGATAACACGGAAATGAAAGGAGCCAATTTCAGGCTGGCCAATCTTCAATTTTCCGAATGGTATGACGTACTAGCTCAAAAGGTTAATTTATCTTTTGCCAACGTGGCAGAAGCTTATTTTAACGGCGATTTTTCAGAAGCTGAACTAGAGGGGGTATTATTGCATAATGCAACCTTGAACTACGTAGTGTTGCGCAATGCCTTCTTTTTTAATAGCCATTGGTTGGAGCGAATGCAGACCTATCAGCTGAAGGGATCTTTTTCTATTGGGGAGAATTACACCGTAGAAATGGCCTTGATTTCAAATAGCAAAAAAAATGTAGCCGATACTATTTTTAGACTCATTCCTAGATTGGATTCTCCTCAGTTACAGGCTTCTTTATGCGAAAGCATGGCGCTTAATATGATCAGAAGTGCGCAGGCTATTGAGCAGCTGGATCGACAACAGCGGCAGGCGGGAGATCCGTTGAAATATTATGCCCAATCTAGTCCTTATGGCGACGGTACTAAGCTAGCCAGGGACTCCGTTTTTTCTTTTATTGTTAGTACCCAAGACACTTCCAAATTTGAAGCCCGTATTTGGGTGAAATTTGATCCCCGCGATGGTAAAATGTGGGCCATCTCTCCCTCCATTGGAGATACAACCATTCAAGTTTATAATGACAAACTATTGATCGAATTTTGGGAAACTTGTAAATGA
- the mnmA gene encoding tRNA 2-thiouridine(34) synthase MnmA — protein MSKHGRVLVAMSGGIDSTVTAMMLHEEGYEVVGITMKTWDYANAGGAKKETGCCSLDSINDAREVAVNMGFHHFIIDIREEFGDYVIDNFVEEYMAGRTPNPCVLCNTHIKWNSLLKRADALDCEFIATGHYGRILEGNGRKFISKAADLNKDQSYVLWGLTQACLDRSRFPLGNFTKPEVRQMAKDFGYEELSKKAESYEICFVPDNDYRGFLKRKVDGLEARVQGGDFVDTKGVKLGIHQGYPFYTIGQRKGLGIALGEPMFVTEIKPETNTVVLGTMDELIRNGMSVYKVNSMKYAQIPDGLETLTKIRYKDDGAMSRLMNKDGQIEVEFFANVRGVAPGQSAVFYEGDDVVGGGIIHSSRLS, from the coding sequence ATGAGTAAGCACGGACGTGTTTTGGTGGCAATGAGTGGTGGTATTGATAGTACAGTTACTGCCATGATGCTGCATGAAGAGGGGTATGAAGTCGTTGGGATAACCATGAAAACTTGGGATTATGCCAATGCCGGTGGCGCTAAAAAAGAGACGGGCTGTTGTAGCCTTGACTCCATTAATGATGCGCGTGAGGTGGCCGTAAACATGGGTTTTCATCATTTCATCATAGACATCAGAGAGGAATTTGGCGATTATGTAATCGACAATTTTGTAGAGGAATACATGGCAGGACGTACCCCCAATCCTTGTGTGTTGTGCAATACCCACATCAAATGGAATTCCCTTTTAAAGCGGGCAGACGCACTGGATTGTGAATTTATTGCCACGGGCCATTACGGCAGAATTTTGGAAGGAAACGGGAGAAAGTTCATTTCAAAAGCGGCAGACCTCAACAAGGACCAGTCTTATGTCTTGTGGGGATTGACCCAAGCTTGTTTGGATCGCAGCCGTTTTCCGTTAGGTAATTTCACTAAGCCGGAAGTGCGGCAAATGGCCAAAGATTTTGGGTATGAGGAGCTCTCGAAAAAAGCGGAGAGTTATGAAATTTGCTTTGTGCCTGATAATGATTACCGAGGTTTTCTCAAGCGCAAGGTAGATGGTTTGGAAGCGCGGGTACAAGGAGGTGATTTTGTCGATACCAAAGGGGTGAAATTGGGTATTCACCAAGGATACCCCTTTTATACTATCGGACAACGCAAAGGACTGGGAATTGCACTGGGCGAACCCATGTTCGTCACGGAAATAAAACCAGAAACGAACACCGTGGTTTTAGGAACAATGGATGAATTGATCCGAAACGGAATGAGTGTTTACAAGGTGAATAGTATGAAATATGCGCAAATCCCCGATGGATTGGAAACGCTTACCAAAATTCGATACAAGGATGATGGCGCCATGAGCCGCCTTATGAATAAGGATGGTCAAATTGAGGTGGAGTTCTTTGCGAATGTCCGAGGAGTGGCTCCCGGTCAATCAGCTGTTTTTTACGAGGGTGATGATGTCGTTGGCGGAGGTATTATCCATAGCAGCCGCCTATCCTGA
- a CDS encoding septal ring lytic transglycosylase RlpA family protein, with protein sequence MKNFLSFVLTPLILLVSLTSLQAQDEEFGLASYYSDEFHGRKTAYGDTYDKEKLTTAHKKHPYGTILKVTRLDNNKSVTVKVIDKGPFIRGRVVDLSRKAAEKIDLTDVGVAEVKVEVVSKVSKETAPEAIVSTPKTIIPKERPTGFSDESTTATKIAANTSAAAPEKETVNPSKETKPKAKEKEILTAKGGEPSSTSGASSSAPAAKPRLVGQDYTKYGLYKIVLEKPSKTGFGVQVASLSNYENVLRQVADLQAKWFDNILLSVEKGTDNPIYKIILGPFDSESQAENYKKDMAKKHKVKGFVISLDEIKY encoded by the coding sequence ATGAAAAACTTTTTGAGTTTTGTACTCACCCCCCTAATCCTTTTAGTCAGTTTGACAAGCCTACAGGCTCAAGACGAAGAGTTTGGTTTAGCCTCCTATTATTCAGATGAATTTCATGGTCGAAAAACCGCTTATGGTGATACCTATGATAAGGAAAAATTAACAACTGCTCACAAAAAGCATCCTTATGGTACCATTCTTAAAGTCACCCGTTTAGATAATAATAAGTCCGTTACGGTAAAGGTTATTGATAAAGGGCCTTTTATTCGTGGCAGAGTGGTAGACCTTAGCCGGAAAGCTGCAGAAAAAATTGATTTGACGGATGTTGGTGTAGCTGAAGTAAAAGTAGAAGTTGTTAGCAAAGTGTCAAAAGAAACTGCTCCAGAAGCCATCGTTTCTACGCCGAAGACGATTATCCCCAAAGAACGACCAACTGGTTTTTCAGACGAATCTACAACGGCTACTAAGATTGCAGCTAATACTAGTGCGGCTGCACCAGAGAAAGAAACGGTTAATCCCAGCAAGGAAACAAAACCAAAAGCCAAGGAAAAAGAGATTTTGACGGCTAAAGGCGGCGAACCATCATCCACCAGTGGCGCCAGCAGCAGCGCTCCCGCCGCCAAACCGCGTTTGGTTGGCCAGGACTACACTAAGTATGGCCTTTACAAAATTGTTTTGGAAAAACCTTCTAAAACGGGGTTTGGTGTTCAAGTCGCTTCCCTCAGCAATTACGAAAATGTGCTTAGGCAAGTAGCAGATCTTCAAGCCAAATGGTTTGACAATATTTTATTAAGTGTAGAAAAAGGGACAGATAATCCTATTTATAAAATTATACTAGGCCCTTTTGATAGCGAATCTCAAGCAGAAAATTACAAAAAAGACATGGCGAAAAAACATAAGGTAAAAGGCTTTGTTATTTCGCTTGATGAAATAAAGTATTAG
- a CDS encoding cohesin domain-containing protein, with amino-acid sequence MKRSLFFALIFMLFACSNDPKSGQEGVPAVASTPTAPASPVSTPDGQPARLDATLTLVAAPNTIKKGGEACIDITCAGFVDLVSMQYTMLWDKSILAFKEVKSFGLPYLGPNSFGAHRSAEGELTFVWIDNSLKGVTKPDGSILFQVCFSAVGNTGQASAFRFSDQPTAIEAVHKDVKLVNFQGVEGVIKVQ; translated from the coding sequence ATGAAAAGATCATTGTTTTTTGCTTTAATTTTTATGCTTTTTGCTTGTTCCAACGATCCCAAATCCGGGCAAGAAGGTGTTCCTGCGGTAGCCTCCACGCCCACTGCACCTGCCAGCCCCGTTTCGACACCAGATGGTCAGCCAGCGCGATTAGATGCTACCTTGACCTTGGTAGCTGCTCCGAATACCATAAAGAAAGGAGGGGAAGCCTGTATTGATATTACCTGTGCGGGTTTTGTGGACCTGGTATCTATGCAATACACGATGTTGTGGGACAAAAGTATCCTTGCATTCAAAGAGGTGAAAAGTTTTGGCTTACCCTATTTAGGTCCTAATAGTTTTGGTGCACATCGAAGTGCTGAAGGCGAACTTACCTTTGTTTGGATTGATAATTCGTTGAAAGGGGTAACCAAACCAGATGGCAGCATTTTATTTCAGGTATGTTTTAGCGCAGTTGGTAATACTGGCCAGGCCAGTGCTTTCCGTTTTTCTGACCAACCTACTGCCATCGAGGCCGTGCACAAAGATGTCAAATTGGTGAATTTCCAAGGGGTGGAAGGAGTTATCAAGGTGCAATAG
- a CDS encoding OmpA family protein yields MKPITLILALCLLGSCVSKKSYDELQETVGYYKGQATVTDSLNNATRNAELEKQEIEVDLKAAMMEIEQLTATNKSLYNSYQEMMVKYNSLINQNREVLSVTSYENLSLQEAVAQKEDELDQKQKALAQMEYELRQKEDRVRMAEYNYTEAQGSINAKNRRIQELEASLQANELTMNKLRASINEVLRGFSSQDLSVVEKNGKMYLSLSQNLLFPSGSDEIDWKGRQALMKLADALKSNPDIDITVEGHTDTDGTAAKNWDLSVLRATTVVKLLSSYGVSSDRLIASGRGFYAPIASNDTPQGKGLNRRTEIILSPQLDELYNLIRP; encoded by the coding sequence ATGAAACCAATTACCCTAATATTAGCGCTATGCTTACTTGGAAGTTGTGTCAGTAAAAAAAGCTATGACGAACTTCAAGAAACAGTCGGCTATTACAAAGGCCAAGCCACTGTAACGGATTCCCTGAATAATGCCACCCGCAATGCAGAATTGGAAAAACAAGAGATTGAAGTAGACCTCAAGGCTGCTATGATGGAAATTGAACAACTTACTGCCACTAATAAAAGTCTTTATAATAGCTATCAGGAAATGATGGTAAAATACAATTCCCTGATCAATCAAAACAGAGAGGTGCTTTCTGTCACTTCCTATGAAAACCTGAGCCTGCAAGAGGCCGTAGCGCAAAAGGAAGACGAACTAGATCAAAAACAAAAGGCTTTAGCGCAGATGGAGTATGAATTGCGCCAAAAAGAAGACCGTGTGCGAATGGCGGAATACAACTATACCGAAGCACAAGGCTCTATTAATGCCAAAAACCGAAGAATCCAAGAACTGGAGGCGAGCTTGCAAGCCAATGAATTAACCATGAATAAACTCAGGGCAAGTATCAATGAAGTGCTGCGGGGCTTCTCCAGCCAGGATTTATCAGTCGTTGAAAAAAATGGAAAAATGTATCTCTCACTTAGCCAAAATCTCCTTTTCCCTAGCGGAAGTGATGAAATTGATTGGAAAGGGCGCCAGGCATTGATGAAATTAGCCGATGCGCTAAAAAGCAATCCCGATATTGACATTACAGTGGAGGGGCATACCGACACGGATGGAACTGCTGCAAAAAATTGGGACTTGAGTGTACTTCGGGCGACAACAGTCGTCAAGTTATTGTCTAGTTATGGTGTTTCTTCGGATCGACTCATTGCATCTGGCCGCGGATTTTATGCTCCTATTGCCTCTAACGACACTCCCCAAGGCAAAGGCTTAAACCGCCGTACTGAGATCATTTTGTCTCCTCAATTGGATGAATTATACAATTTGATTCGACCATAA
- a CDS encoding DUF6438 domain-containing protein codes for MDHFLPVSKKWMCLLAILLIALSSCAVFNKNINFEKANKVIEMSMGPCFGSCPIYTITIYDNGWASYRGKLYTDKLGLHIKKIGKARLEEIKRELRLANLWQYSNIYKSQLPDLQSVTINYYEKDRTKSITGKEGRPSSVMKIEDFLAKMANSGGWIEKEKPAYEVPEGAVPNELIVQLKVNVNAEAFVQKYSKQALKIVKRLSPTGDYWLFSFNETTIPPNEMLTFIRRDREVQSAEFNKKLEMRNQ; via the coding sequence ATGGACCATTTTCTGCCCGTCTCTAAAAAGTGGATGTGCCTTTTAGCTATATTGCTCATTGCTTTGAGTAGTTGCGCTGTTTTCAATAAAAACATCAATTTTGAAAAAGCCAATAAGGTGATTGAAATGAGCATGGGTCCCTGCTTTGGATCATGCCCTATTTACACCATTACCATTTATGATAATGGCTGGGCAAGCTACCGCGGCAAGCTTTACACAGATAAACTGGGGTTGCACATCAAAAAGATCGGGAAAGCAAGATTAGAAGAAATCAAACGCGAATTGCGCCTGGCCAATTTGTGGCAATATTCTAATATTTACAAAAGCCAATTACCTGATTTACAATCTGTAACGATTAATTATTACGAAAAGGACAGAACAAAATCAATCACCGGAAAAGAAGGCAGACCGAGTTCGGTGATGAAAATTGAGGATTTTTTAGCAAAAATGGCCAATTCAGGAGGATGGATAGAAAAAGAAAAACCAGCATATGAGGTACCCGAAGGGGCCGTTCCGAATGAATTAATCGTTCAGTTAAAAGTGAATGTAAATGCAGAGGCATTTGTCCAAAAATATTCCAAGCAAGCATTGAAAATTGTGAAAAGGCTTTCCCCTACCGGCGACTATTGGTTGTTTTCTTTTAATGAAACTACTATTCCGCCAAATGAGATGCTAACTTTTATTCGCAGGGACCGGGAAGTGCAGAGTGCAGAATTCAACAAGAAATTGGAAATGCGTAATCAGTAA
- a CDS encoding FKBP-type peptidyl-prolyl cis-trans isomerase, with amino-acid sequence MRNLMILCLALISFAACKKEVNWTAVDRDKIEQYLTDKNLDAQAHSSGLYYILRQPEGTGSHPKLYDNVTVKYKGYLLDGTIFDQTSADRPIFKTDLIPGGLIDGWLIAIPLLKEGGKGTFLIPSGLAYGSRSPSPLIPPNTVLLFDIELLSIN; translated from the coding sequence ATGAGAAATTTGATGATCCTATGCTTGGCTTTAATCAGCTTTGCTGCTTGTAAGAAGGAGGTAAACTGGACAGCCGTTGACCGCGACAAAATCGAGCAATACCTAACGGATAAGAACCTTGACGCGCAAGCCCATTCTTCAGGGTTATATTATATTCTGAGGCAACCGGAAGGTACAGGTAGCCATCCCAAACTCTATGACAATGTGACGGTAAAATACAAAGGCTACTTATTGGATGGGACCATTTTTGATCAAACCAGTGCAGATCGCCCCATTTTCAAAACAGATCTTATTCCTGGCGGCCTTATCGACGGCTGGTTGATCGCCATACCTCTTTTAAAGGAAGGTGGCAAAGGGACCTTTTTGATTCCTTCCGGGCTTGCATACGGCAGCAGATCCCCAAGTCCACTTATTCCACCAAATACAGTTTTACTATTTGATATCGAATTGCTTTCGATCAATTAG
- a CDS encoding DUF3467 domain-containing protein, with amino-acid sequence MAEENKKAANHLNIELPEDIAEGTYSNLAIIGHSNSEFIIDFIRIVPNVPKAKVKSRIILTPQHAKRLLGALADNIKKYEKQFGKIGEPEQPPLPPMSFSTPTAQA; translated from the coding sequence ATGGCAGAGGAAAATAAAAAAGCCGCTAACCATTTAAACATTGAATTACCCGAAGATATCGCCGAGGGAACTTATTCCAATTTGGCAATCATTGGGCATTCCAATTCGGAGTTCATCATCGACTTTATCCGAATTGTACCCAACGTACCCAAGGCGAAAGTGAAGTCCCGGATTATCCTGACGCCCCAACATGCTAAGCGGCTTTTAGGCGCCCTAGCCGACAATATTAAAAAATACGAAAAACAGTTTGGTAAAATTGGCGAACCAGAACAACCGCCCTTGCCTCCGATGAGCTTTAGTACGCCCACCGCTCAGGCATAG